A stretch of Tautonia rosea DNA encodes these proteins:
- a CDS encoding ferredoxin family protein: MAHIVCEPCFDCKYTDCVVVCPVDCFYEGAQMLFIHPEECIDCEACVPECPVEAIFHEDNVPDEWKEFTPLNAEESPKCPVITEKKPALEGEGCVGKS; this comes from the coding sequence GTGGCGCATATCGTCTGCGAGCCATGCTTCGACTGCAAGTACACCGACTGCGTCGTGGTATGCCCGGTCGATTGCTTCTATGAAGGGGCGCAGATGCTGTTCATCCACCCGGAGGAGTGCATCGACTGTGAGGCCTGCGTGCCGGAATGTCCGGTCGAGGCGATCTTCCACGAAGATAACGTGCCTGACGAGTGGAAGGAGTTTACCCCGCTCAACGCGGAAGAATCACCGAAGTGTCCTGTGATCACGGAGAAGAAGCCGGCACTGGAAGGTGAAGGTTGCGTCGGGAAGTCTTGA
- a CDS encoding DUF1549 and DUF1553 domain-containing protein, whose protein sequence is MRLPSSFRFGSAVHTLLFIVLPLPTVTATSSSFPSLSIEPASIHLTDPSDRQQIVVTAHWPNGSVRDVTSEATFSVDVDRMAQISPPGVVTPGSARGGSTRLVARFGGSYAEAVVTTASNDSPRPISYRHDVAAVLSKAGCNMGACHGNLNGKGGFKLSLRGDDPGLDLLTMTRGVLARRIDTMVPESSLILLKALGQLPHEGGRRFGTEDIEAHILRSWIAGGADDDLGSVPEIASLSIFPSERINAFPGLSQQVIVTATFADGSTRDVTRLAAFDVDDPTAVSVSPSGLVRRNGSGESVVSARFLGRHAVSRLAFLPDHPSFAWDGPEARTPFDEAVFAKLEALKIHASPPASDHVFLRRAYLDAIGVLPTPDEARAFLDSDDPDKRAHLVDVLLDRPEFADFWALKWADLLRNEEKTMGPKGVWAFQRWLRDQIDADVPLTDFAEALLTGSGSSWSNPPVSFYRTNRDPETCAESFGQIFLGVRLQCARCHNHPFDIWTQDDYYGIAAAFANIERKEVNNSRRDRLNSHEINGDVLIHLRGKPGMTHPVTRDRVPPTAPGNILLEFADDNDARASLADWLTRHDEQFARNMANRVWFHMFGRGVVDPVDDFRSSNPPSNPALLDALTNAFIAGGHRVKPLVRQIMTSEVYGLDSIPRPTNVDDEANFTRARIKLLPAEVLLDAIASALDRPADLEGVPPGTRAVSLAGANTGPEFLDAFGKPDRLLTCECERSEETTLSQAFQLINGSSVRSILEDPTNRLGQLLDSNLSEQAILNELYLASLCRPPTDEESSGALNYLSCAPDPRTAWEDIAWALVNSKEFLLRR, encoded by the coding sequence GTGCGACTTCCCTCGTCATTCCGATTCGGATCGGCCGTTCACACGCTGCTGTTCATCGTCCTCCCGCTGCCGACAGTCACCGCTACCTCGTCCTCATTCCCTTCCCTCTCGATCGAGCCCGCCTCGATCCACCTGACCGACCCGAGCGACCGACAGCAGATCGTCGTCACTGCCCACTGGCCTAACGGTTCGGTGCGTGACGTCACGTCCGAGGCTACGTTCTCCGTCGATGTCGACCGAATGGCTCAGATATCTCCCCCCGGCGTGGTGACCCCAGGTTCAGCCCGCGGCGGGTCGACCCGCCTCGTCGCTCGCTTTGGAGGGTCCTATGCTGAGGCGGTAGTTACCACAGCTTCCAACGATTCCCCTCGGCCGATCAGCTACCGGCACGACGTGGCCGCTGTGCTCTCGAAAGCCGGCTGCAACATGGGGGCATGTCACGGCAATCTCAACGGCAAAGGCGGATTCAAGCTCTCGCTCCGTGGCGATGACCCAGGACTTGACCTGCTGACCATGACCCGAGGGGTCCTTGCCCGTCGGATCGACACCATGGTCCCCGAGTCGAGCCTCATCCTTCTGAAAGCACTTGGTCAGCTTCCCCACGAGGGAGGCCGACGTTTCGGTACCGAGGACATCGAGGCCCACATCCTCCGCTCCTGGATCGCCGGGGGGGCCGACGACGACCTCGGCTCCGTCCCCGAAATAGCTTCGCTTTCCATCTTCCCGAGCGAACGAATCAACGCCTTCCCAGGCTTGAGCCAGCAGGTCATCGTGACCGCCACCTTCGCCGACGGCTCGACCCGCGACGTGACCCGACTGGCGGCCTTCGACGTGGACGACCCAACCGCAGTGTCCGTTTCTCCCTCCGGCCTTGTCCGCCGTAATGGCTCGGGAGAGTCGGTCGTCTCGGCCCGATTCCTTGGCAGGCACGCCGTTTCCCGTCTCGCCTTCCTGCCCGATCATCCCTCCTTCGCCTGGGACGGGCCCGAGGCGAGAACCCCCTTCGATGAGGCCGTCTTCGCCAAGCTCGAAGCCCTCAAGATCCACGCCTCCCCCCCGGCCTCCGATCACGTCTTCCTTCGACGCGCCTACCTCGACGCCATCGGCGTCCTTCCGACCCCCGACGAGGCCCGCGCCTTCCTTGATTCCGACGATCCCGACAAGCGAGCCCACCTCGTCGATGTCCTCCTCGATCGTCCCGAGTTCGCCGACTTCTGGGCCTTGAAGTGGGCCGACCTCCTCCGCAACGAGGAAAAGACGATGGGGCCGAAAGGCGTCTGGGCCTTCCAGCGCTGGCTCCGCGACCAGATCGACGCCGATGTCCCCCTCACCGATTTCGCCGAGGCCCTGCTGACTGGCTCCGGTTCCTCCTGGAGCAATCCGCCGGTGAGCTTTTACCGCACGAACCGCGATCCCGAGACCTGCGCCGAGAGCTTCGGCCAGATCTTCCTCGGCGTTCGCTTGCAATGCGCCCGATGCCACAATCACCCGTTCGACATCTGGACCCAGGACGACTATTACGGCATCGCCGCCGCCTTCGCCAACATCGAACGCAAGGAAGTCAATAACTCCCGGCGCGATCGGCTTAACTCGCACGAGATCAACGGCGACGTCCTCATCCATCTCCGCGGGAAACCCGGGATGACCCACCCGGTCACGCGCGATCGCGTCCCTCCCACCGCCCCCGGAAACATCCTGCTGGAGTTCGCCGACGACAATGACGCCCGCGCCTCCCTCGCCGACTGGCTCACCCGGCACGACGAACAATTCGCCCGGAACATGGCCAACCGCGTCTGGTTCCACATGTTCGGCCGGGGGGTCGTCGACCCAGTCGACGACTTCCGATCCTCCAATCCCCCGAGCAACCCCGCCCTCCTCGACGCCCTCACCAACGCCTTCATCGCCGGCGGCCACCGGGTGAAACCCCTCGTTCGGCAGATCATGACCTCGGAGGTCTACGGGCTCGACTCCATCCCCCGCCCGACCAACGTCGACGACGAAGCCAACTTCACCCGAGCTCGAATCAAGCTTCTTCCCGCCGAGGTCCTGCTCGACGCCATCGCCTCGGCCCTCGACCGACCGGCCGACCTTGAGGGCGTCCCCCCCGGCACCCGAGCCGTCTCCCTCGCCGGGGCCAACACCGGCCCCGAATTCCTCGACGCATTCGGCAAGCCCGACCGTCTGCTCACCTGCGAATGCGAACGATCCGAGGAAACCACCCTCTCCCAGGCGTTTCAACTCATCAACGGCTCATCCGTCCGCTCCATCCTCGAAGATCCCACCAATCGCCTTGGACAACTCCTCGATTCCAACCTCAGCGAACAGGCCATTCTGAACGAACTTTACCTCGCCTCCCTCTGCCGCCCGCCAACTGACGAGGAGTCGTCTGGAGCCCTTAACTACCTCTCCTGCGCACCCGACCCGCGCACCGCCTGGGAAGACATCGCCTGGGCCCTGGTCAATAGCAAGGAATTCTTATTACGACGTTGA